ATCTGCTGGTGTGGCTGCCCTGCCGGCTGGTGGCCCTCACCCTGCCCTTGGCGGGCGGCCCAGGCCCGGTGCGGGCCTGGGGTGTGCTGCGCCGGGCCCTGCGGGACGGAGCGCCGGATCCCTCCCCGAACGCCGGGGTGTCCCAGGCGGCCTATGCCCACGTGGTGGGGGTGCAGCTGGGGGGCATCAACCGCTACGGCGGCCTTGAGAAGCCCAAGCCGCTGCTGGCCGCCGGATCACCGCCGCCGGATCAGGCCAGCGTTGAGGCCATGCTGCGACTCTCCCGGCGGCTGGAGGGTCTGTGGCTGGGAGCGGGGCTGCTCACTGGGATCCTGACCCTGTTCATCACGAAAGCTCTCAGCTGATTGCCGTGCATCAAGGATCTGCCGAAGCTGCTGTCACGTTGCTGGGCCCATGCCGATTCGCGAACTCCTCGAAGAAGCCCTCCAGGAGCCGGACATCGGGACCACTGCCTGTTTCCGGTGGCATGCCACGCCCGTGGGCATCGCGGCCCTCTGGCATGCGGGCAAGGCGCCCACCGCTCCCCCTTACGAGGATGCGCTGAAGGAGGGACTGCAGGTGGGCCTGGACCTCAGCCGGGAGGAACGGGAGTTTCACCAGATCAGCTCAGGACTGGTGCTGCTCTTCCACTCCTGATCGTCCAGCGCTTTCTGATCGTCCAGCTCTGAACCCGTCTTCACTGGCGCCGGGGCTGCCGTACACCGTGGCCCAGGCGTGCAGCGTCCAGCGCACGCAGCCCCGCCGGATCAGCGGGTCCTGGCGCACCAGAGCATCGGCCTGCTCCCAGGTGTCGGCCCAGAACAGCAGCATGCCGCCGGCCCCATCCCCATTGCAGCCGCGGCGATCGGCCCAGTAGCCGCTCACGGGCCGGTGCCCCTGCTGCTCCAGCTGGGCCAGCCAGGCGAGATGCTCCGGCACCACCGCATCGAAGCGGGATTTGGTCACGATCCCCTCCTCCAGCTTCACGAACCAGGCCATGGCCCGACCCACACGCTGCTCACCAAATCGGTGCTCACCAGGCCCGCCGACGCCGACGCCACTCAGGCCTCAGGAGCCTGGTCGCTCGAGGCCGCACAGCCGGCCGGCGCCCGCAGCCCTTCGAACAGATCCCCCAGCAGGGTGGCCATCTCGGGGGGCAACGTGGCCACCGGCACCGAATCGGCGGCCAGCACCACCATGGCGCAGGCATCCATCAGCCGGGAGGCCTCCTGGGCGTTCAACGAGACCAGGAACTGGCCGTCGCACTGGGTGATCCG
This sequence is a window from Cyanobium sp. PCC 7001. Protein-coding genes within it:
- a CDS encoding YciI family protein produces the protein MAWFVKLEEGIVTKSRFDAVVPEHLAWLAQLEQQGHRPVSGYWADRRGCNGDGAGGMLLFWADTWEQADALVRQDPLIRRGCVRWTLHAWATVYGSPGASEDGFRAGRSESAGRSGVEEQHQS